The Mycoplasmopsis gallinacea genome includes a window with the following:
- a CDS encoding preprotein translocase subunit YajC, giving the protein MTHAFFEQATQAASAATNTGGTYSPLLIAFFVLGGIFAFLFLAFVICQLFVFPILRKKKMEKDEETKLALLKKIKPGDEVLLASGIFGEVTEKQGQIYFIKIADKTVVKVNRNYIIGYFNEKIAQEVHANKKGK; this is encoded by the coding sequence ATGACACACGCATTTTTTGAACAAGCAACTCAAGCTGCTAGCGCAGCAACTAATACAGGAGGAACTTATTCACCTTTATTAATTGCCTTTTTTGTGCTTGGTGGAATTTTTGCCTTCTTATTTCTTGCATTTGTAATTTGTCAATTATTCGTCTTTCCGATTCTTAGAAAGAAAAAAATGGAAAAAGATGAAGAAACCAAATTAGCTTTACTTAAAAAAATCAAACCTGGAGACGAAGTTTTACTTGCATCAGGTATTTTTGGGGAAGTTACAGAAAAACAAGGACAAATTTATTTCATTAAAATCGCAGATAAAACAGTTGTGAAAGTAAACCGTAATTACATCATTGGTTACTTTAATGAAAAAATTGCACAAGAAGTTCATGCTAATAAGAAAGGTAAATAA
- a CDS encoding PTS system mannose/fructose/sorbose family transporter subunit IID has translation MESNNKEFVQIQADNTLDSSKKLSIWLFIWISLRSYLLQNGFNYANFQGIGYANVIYPALKRIYGKGENLKKAVIANLEFFNSNSQTITLITSVHLSLLASGQSLDDARTIKMSLMGPLAGIGDSLTQFAIFPLISIIAIGFAQTGEILGPIVFLLGMNAILITVRLSLGILGYKLGEKVISKLATQMQTIIRISSMIGVAIIVALAVRLTKVNPALEFAQRLDAGSQGFEIKTVSVREIFNNIMPYLASGAWVIFIYMAVTKYKWTPYKVIIVTILVGLTCGVFGILGA, from the coding sequence ACAAAGAATTTGTTCAAATTCAAGCTGATAACACACTTGATTCAAGCAAAAAATTATCTATTTGATTATTTATTTGAATTTCACTTCGTTCATATTTACTTCAAAACGGATTTAACTATGCAAACTTCCAAGGTATTGGATATGCAAACGTTATTTACCCAGCCCTTAAAAGAATTTATGGAAAAGGTGAAAACCTTAAAAAAGCAGTTATTGCTAACTTAGAGTTCTTTAACTCAAACTCACAAACAATTACTCTTATTACATCAGTTCACTTATCACTTCTTGCATCAGGACAATCACTTGATGATGCTAGAACCATCAAAATGTCTCTTATGGGGCCTCTTGCTGGTATTGGTGATTCACTTACACAATTTGCTATTTTCCCACTTATTTCTATTATTGCAATTGGATTTGCTCAAACTGGAGAAATTCTTGGACCTATTGTTTTTCTTTTAGGGATGAACGCAATTTTAATTACAGTTAGACTTTCACTTGGTATTTTAGGGTACAAACTTGGGGAAAAAGTTATTTCAAAACTTGCTACACAAATGCAAACAATTATCCGTATTTCTTCAATGATCGGGGTTGCTATTATTGTTGCCCTTGCAGTAAGACTTACAAAAGTTAACCCAGCTCTTGAATTTGCTCAAAGACTTGATGCTGGATCACAGGGATTTGAAATTAAAACAGTTTCAGTTAGAGAAATTTTCAACAACATTATGCCTTACCTTGCTTCAGGAGCATGAGTTATCTTCATTTACATGGCAGTAACAAAATACAAATGAACACCATATAAAGTTATTATCGTTACAATTTTAGTTGGATTGACATGTGGTGTATTCGGAATTTTAGGAGCATAA